In Solanum pennellii chromosome 3, SPENNV200, a single window of DNA contains:
- the LOC107014669 gene encoding uncharacterized protein LOC107014669, producing MKMIMSIFSSFDALTAEIFGLKVTPSWAPATSDNKQQGLLSHRKTAASPTSNSSTGELNKAGEAASAQQRRPRFAPELDGLHCFETILPY from the coding sequence ATGAAGATGATAATGTCAATTTTCAGTTCCTTTGATGCTCTCACCGCTGAGATCTTTGGACTAAAGGTGACCCCTTCTTGGGCACCGGCCACTTCTGACAACAAACAACAAGGTCTACTATCCCATCGCAAGACCGCCGCTTCTCCGACGTCTAATTCCTCAACCGGTGAACTCAACAAGGCCGGAGAGGCGGCATCGGCGCAGCAAAGGAGGCCGAGGTTTGCACCGGAATTGGATGGGCTCCACTGTTTCGAAACAATTCTTCCCTATTGA
- the LOC107014668 gene encoding uncharacterized protein LOC107014668 — protein sequence MVLVEEFFEILERPTIGAVFVEIMVFLGPVWIAFLLGITVGWIWKPKWAAWKNCKFDFSLPSSPSASVPSTSKPQGFHSDEAPTPSFASYVDAGSEIEQFDSGPSRLNTLPISDEDLDHLWHLVERKDGGPTWKQMMDHSTSNMSYQAWQRHPETGPPQYCSRTVYEDATPELLRDFFGDDEFRVKWDDMLVHAETVEECPTTGTMVVHWVRKFPFFCSDREYIFARRIWEAGRSYYCVTKGVPCPNISRKDKPRRVDLYYSSWFIQAVESREGNGQLTACEVLLFHHEDMGIPWEIAKFGVRQGMWGAVRKIERGLRSYQRSRASNAKISHCALMAQVNTKIDPEYLKSMDGNEESSGTEIEVLPAKREGSINIPKLLIIGGALVVACTLDQGIIPKTFLFNVAKRFGNIGKKASPRP from the exons ATGGTGTTAGTTGAGGAATTTTTCGAGATTCTTGAAAGACCCACCATAGGTGCAGTATTTGTAGAGATTATGGTGTTTCTTGGTCCTGTTTGGATTGCATTTCTTTTGGGTATTACGGTCGGATGGATTTGGAAACCTAAATGGGCTGCATGGAAGAATtgtaaatttgatttttcacTACCTTCATCCCCCTCTGCTTCGGTTCCTTCTACCTCCAAACCCCAGGGCTTTCACTCCGACGAGGCTCCTACCCCTAGTTTTGCTTCTTATGTGGATGCTGGCTCAGAGATTGAACAATTTGACAGTGG tccATCAAGGTTGAATACTTTACCAATATCTGATGAAGATTTGGATCATTTGTGGCATCTTGTTGAGAGGAAAGATGGAGGCCCTACGTGGAAACAAATGATGGATCATTCCACCTCTAATATGAGCTATCAAGCGTGGCAGCGTCACCCGGAG ACTGGTCCCCCTCAATATTGCAGCCGAACTGTGTACGAGGATGCAACACCTGAATTATTGAGGGACTTTTTTGGGGATGATGAGTTTCGAGTGAAGTGGGATGACATGCTTGTACATGCTGAAACGGTAGAAGAGTGCCCCACAACAGGAACAATGGTAGTGCACTGGGTTCGAAAA TTCCCCTTTTTCTGCAGCGACAGAGAATATATATTTGCTCGTCGAATATGGGAGGCAGGAAGGTCATATTATTGTGTAACAAAG GGAGTGCCATGTCCTAATATTTCCAGGAAGGACAAACCAAGACGTGTTGACCTGTACTATTCAAGTTGGTTCATTCAAGCTG TTGAATCAAGGGAAGGAAATGGCCAGCTGACTGCATGTGAGGTGCTTCTCTTCCATCACGAAGATATGGGCATCCCATGGGAAATCGCAAAATTTGGGGTGAGGCAAGGTATGTGGGGGGCTGTACGAAAGATTGAACGTGGACTTCGTTCCTACCAGAGATCAAGAGCATCTAACGCGAAGATCTCTCACTGTGCTTTAATGGCCCAAGTCAATACGAAAATTGATCCAGAATACTTGAAGTCAATGGATGGGAATGAGGAATCATCAGGGACTGAGATAGAGGTTTTACCTGCAAAACGCGAGGGCAGTATAAACATACCAAAGCTACTCATCATTGGCGGAGCTTTGGTTGTTGCTTGTACTCTTGACCAAGGAATCATACCCAAGACATTTTTGTTTAATGTAGCGAAAAGGTTTGGAAATATAGGGAAAAAAGCTAGTCCAAGGCCATGA